One region of Trichosurus vulpecula isolate mTriVul1 chromosome 1, mTriVul1.pri, whole genome shotgun sequence genomic DNA includes:
- the FUS gene encoding RNA-binding protein FUS isoform X1, whose product MASNEYTQQATQSYGAYPTQPGQGYSQQSSQPYGQQSYSGYGQSADTSGYGQSSYGSSYGQTQNTGYGTQSAPQGYGSTSGYGSGQGSQPSYGQQSSYPGYSQQPAPSSASGSYGSSSQSGGYGQPQGGGYGQQSGYGGQQSSYGQQQSSYNPPQGYGQSQYNSSSGGSGGGGGGGYGQDQSSMSGSGGYGSQDQSGGGSSSSYGGGQQDRGGRGRGGGSGGSGGGSSSGGGGGGGGGGYNRSSGGYEPRGRGGGRGGRGGMGGSDRGGFNKFGGPRDQGSRHDSEQDNSDNNTIFVQGLGENVTIESVADYFKQIGIIKTNKKTGQPMINLYTDRETGKLKGEATVSFDDPPSAKAAIDWFDGKDFSGNPIKVSFATRRADFNRGGGNGRGGRGRGGPMGRGGFGGGGSGGGSRGGFPSGGGGGGGQQRAGDWKCPNPICENMNFSWRNECNQCKAPKPDGPGGGPGGSHMGGNFGDDRRGGRGGYDRGGYRGRGGDRGGFRGGRGGGDRGGFGPGKMDSRGEHRQDRRERPY is encoded by the exons ATGGCCTCCAACG AGTACACTCAGCAGGCTACACAAAG ctatgGGGCTTACCCTACCCAGCCTGGACAAGGCTATTCCCAACAGAGCAGTCAGCCCTATGGCCAACAGAGCTACAGTGGTTATGGCCAATCAGCTGATACCTCAGGCTATGGTCAGAGCAGCTATGGCTCCTCCTATGGACAAACCCAGAACA cagGCTACGGTACTCAGTCAGCTCCTCAAGGATATGGTTCAACCAGTGGCTATGGCAGCGGCCAGGGTTCCCAGCCTTCTTATGGTCAGCAATCATCCTATCCTGGCTACAGCCAGCAGCCAGCCCCTAGCAGCGCTTCAGGGAG cTATGGTAGCAGCTCCCAGAGCGGTGGCTATGGGCAGCCCCAGGGTGGGGGCTATGGGCAGCAGTCTGGCTATGGTGGACAACAAAGCTCCTATGGACAGCAACAAAGCTCCTACAATCCCCCTCAGGGATATGGTCAGAGCCAGTATAACAGCAGCAGTGGGGGCAGCGGAGGGGGTGGTGGAG GTGGCTATGGCCAAGATCAGTCATCTATGAGTGGAAGTGGTGGCTATGGCAGTCAGGACCAGAGTGgaggtggtagcagcagcagctatgGGGGTGGCCAGCAGGACCGAGGGGGAAGAGGACGGGGTGGCGGCAgtggcggcagcggcggcggcagcagcagtggtggcggcggcggcggcggtggtggtGGCTACAACCGTAGCAGTGGTGGCTATGAGCCCAGAGGTCGTGGAGGTGGCCGTGGAGGCAGAGGTGGCATGGG CGGAAGTGACCGTGGTGGCTTCAATAAATTTGGTG GGCCCAGGGACCAAGGATCACGCCATGACTCTG AACAGGATAATTCTGATAATAACACCATCTTCGTCCAAGGCTTGGGTGAGAATGTTACCATTGAGTCGGTGGCAGATTACTTCAAGCAAATTGGCATTATTAAG ACTAATAAGAAGACCGGGCAGCCTATGATCAACTTgtatacagacagagagacaggaaagcTGAAAGGAGAGGCTACAGTATCATTTGATGACCCCCCTTCTGCCAAGGCAGCCATTGATTGGTTTGATG gcAAAGATTTTTCTGGAAACCCCATTAAAGTCTCCTTTGCTACACGAAGAGCAGACTTTAACAGAGGCGGCGGCAATGGCCGTGGTGGCCGTGGGCGTGGAG GACCTATGGGCCGTGGAGGCTTtggaggtggtggcagtggtggtggtagccgAGGAGGATTCCCTagtggagggggtggtggtggaggccAGCAGCGAGCTGGTGACTGGAAGTGCCCTAATCC CATATGTGAGAATATGAACTTTTCTTGGAGGAACGAGTGTAACCAGTGTAAGGCACCTAAACCTGATGGACCTGGAGGGGGCCCTGGAGGTTCTCATATGG GGGGTAATTTCGGAGATGATCGgagaggtggcagaggtggttATGACCGTGGAGGGTACCGAGGCAGAGGCGGGGACCGTGGGGGATTCCGAGGGGGCCGGGGTGGAGGGGACAGAGGTGGCTTTGGACCTGGCAAGATGGACTCAAG gggtgaACACAGACAAGACAGACGGGAGAGGCCGTATTAG
- the FUS gene encoding RNA-binding protein FUS isoform X2 — protein MASNEYTQQATQSYGAYPTQPGQGYSQQSSQPYGQQSYSGYGQSADTSGYGQSSYGSSYGQTQNSYGTQSAPQGYGSTSGYGSGQGSQPSYGQQSSYPGYSQQPAPSSASGSYGSSSQSGGYGQPQGGGYGQQSGYGGQQSSYGQQQSSYNPPQGYGQSQYNSSSGGSGGGGGGGYGQDQSSMSGSGGYGSQDQSGGGSSSSYGGGQQDRGGRGRGGGSGGSGGGSSSGGGGGGGGGGYNRSSGGYEPRGRGGGRGGRGGMGGSDRGGFNKFGGPRDQGSRHDSEQDNSDNNTIFVQGLGENVTIESVADYFKQIGIIKTNKKTGQPMINLYTDRETGKLKGEATVSFDDPPSAKAAIDWFDGKDFSGNPIKVSFATRRADFNRGGGNGRGGRGRGGPMGRGGFGGGGSGGGSRGGFPSGGGGGGGQQRAGDWKCPNPICENMNFSWRNECNQCKAPKPDGPGGGPGGSHMGGNFGDDRRGGRGGYDRGGYRGRGGDRGGFRGGRGGGDRGGFGPGKMDSRGEHRQDRRERPY, from the exons ATGGCCTCCAACG AGTACACTCAGCAGGCTACACAAAG ctatgGGGCTTACCCTACCCAGCCTGGACAAGGCTATTCCCAACAGAGCAGTCAGCCCTATGGCCAACAGAGCTACAGTGGTTATGGCCAATCAGCTGATACCTCAGGCTATGGTCAGAGCAGCTATGGCTCCTCCTATGGACAAACCCAGAACA GCTACGGTACTCAGTCAGCTCCTCAAGGATATGGTTCAACCAGTGGCTATGGCAGCGGCCAGGGTTCCCAGCCTTCTTATGGTCAGCAATCATCCTATCCTGGCTACAGCCAGCAGCCAGCCCCTAGCAGCGCTTCAGGGAG cTATGGTAGCAGCTCCCAGAGCGGTGGCTATGGGCAGCCCCAGGGTGGGGGCTATGGGCAGCAGTCTGGCTATGGTGGACAACAAAGCTCCTATGGACAGCAACAAAGCTCCTACAATCCCCCTCAGGGATATGGTCAGAGCCAGTATAACAGCAGCAGTGGGGGCAGCGGAGGGGGTGGTGGAG GTGGCTATGGCCAAGATCAGTCATCTATGAGTGGAAGTGGTGGCTATGGCAGTCAGGACCAGAGTGgaggtggtagcagcagcagctatgGGGGTGGCCAGCAGGACCGAGGGGGAAGAGGACGGGGTGGCGGCAgtggcggcagcggcggcggcagcagcagtggtggcggcggcggcggcggtggtggtGGCTACAACCGTAGCAGTGGTGGCTATGAGCCCAGAGGTCGTGGAGGTGGCCGTGGAGGCAGAGGTGGCATGGG CGGAAGTGACCGTGGTGGCTTCAATAAATTTGGTG GGCCCAGGGACCAAGGATCACGCCATGACTCTG AACAGGATAATTCTGATAATAACACCATCTTCGTCCAAGGCTTGGGTGAGAATGTTACCATTGAGTCGGTGGCAGATTACTTCAAGCAAATTGGCATTATTAAG ACTAATAAGAAGACCGGGCAGCCTATGATCAACTTgtatacagacagagagacaggaaagcTGAAAGGAGAGGCTACAGTATCATTTGATGACCCCCCTTCTGCCAAGGCAGCCATTGATTGGTTTGATG gcAAAGATTTTTCTGGAAACCCCATTAAAGTCTCCTTTGCTACACGAAGAGCAGACTTTAACAGAGGCGGCGGCAATGGCCGTGGTGGCCGTGGGCGTGGAG GACCTATGGGCCGTGGAGGCTTtggaggtggtggcagtggtggtggtagccgAGGAGGATTCCCTagtggagggggtggtggtggaggccAGCAGCGAGCTGGTGACTGGAAGTGCCCTAATCC CATATGTGAGAATATGAACTTTTCTTGGAGGAACGAGTGTAACCAGTGTAAGGCACCTAAACCTGATGGACCTGGAGGGGGCCCTGGAGGTTCTCATATGG GGGGTAATTTCGGAGATGATCGgagaggtggcagaggtggttATGACCGTGGAGGGTACCGAGGCAGAGGCGGGGACCGTGGGGGATTCCGAGGGGGCCGGGGTGGAGGGGACAGAGGTGGCTTTGGACCTGGCAAGATGGACTCAAG gggtgaACACAGACAAGACAGACGGGAGAGGCCGTATTAG